A genomic region of bacterium contains the following coding sequences:
- a CDS encoding toll/interleukin-1 receptor domain-containing protein, giving the protein MGFLTKFEDDVFISYAHFDDDRVLREKEGWVLKLYRELVNRVRVRLGKDPSVWLDQGEVRSHDDFENKISRRLKKTAILLSIVSPSFLQREWCQRELREFVEQAERDLGIHIDEERLRVFKADKLPVPTNDLPAVLQRQEGYKFHDPQGHEYRPMLNEEHAARFFTVMDDLAKDIVEMLKTMETRTRPGASETPERPAVYLAEPASDLEEAVLEVRRDLKDRGYTVLPAGSLPYRVRELSGQVKGWLERAALSVHLVGNEYGVVPEGEREKSMAWLQYQWALEQGARDGFTRLVWIPGDVEPSDERQRRFIQYLEEDPGAQTGSDVLRTHLENLKAAVQEKLRAITAAREKQAARTPAAAAKSAAATTEPPLVYLICDRLDRESAPLLALKKYLFDQGYDVMLPIEDQDEREALRAHTEILENCDACLIYYGQGSDRWFGAKLMDFRKILRLRQQPVRVKAIYVAPPDTPGKRELATHEAIIVRGAETFAPGPLDPFLHRVSNGGGERR; this is encoded by the coding sequence ATGGGGTTCCTGACAAAATTCGAGGACGACGTCTTCATCAGCTACGCCCACTTCGACGACGACCGCGTCCTGAGAGAAAAGGAAGGGTGGGTCCTCAAGCTCTACCGCGAGCTCGTCAACCGGGTGCGCGTGCGTCTGGGCAAGGACCCCAGCGTCTGGCTCGACCAGGGCGAGGTCCGCAGCCACGACGATTTTGAAAACAAGATCTCGCGCCGCCTCAAGAAGACGGCGATCCTCTTGTCCATCGTCAGCCCGAGCTTCCTCCAGCGCGAGTGGTGTCAGCGCGAGCTCCGGGAGTTCGTCGAGCAGGCCGAGCGCGACCTCGGGATCCACATCGACGAGGAGAGGCTACGCGTCTTCAAGGCCGACAAGCTGCCCGTTCCGACGAACGATCTGCCGGCCGTCCTGCAGCGGCAGGAGGGCTACAAGTTCCACGACCCGCAGGGCCACGAGTACCGTCCGATGCTCAACGAGGAGCACGCCGCGCGGTTTTTCACCGTGATGGACGATCTGGCCAAGGACATCGTCGAGATGCTGAAGACGATGGAGACCCGGACGCGCCCCGGGGCCTCCGAGACGCCGGAGCGTCCGGCGGTCTATCTGGCCGAGCCGGCGTCGGACCTCGAGGAGGCGGTGCTCGAGGTCCGGCGCGACCTCAAAGACCGCGGCTACACCGTCCTGCCCGCGGGCAGCCTGCCGTACCGGGTGCGCGAGCTGAGCGGGCAGGTGAAGGGCTGGCTGGAGCGCGCCGCGCTCTCGGTCCATCTGGTCGGCAACGAGTACGGCGTCGTCCCCGAAGGCGAGCGCGAGAAATCGATGGCGTGGCTGCAGTATCAGTGGGCCCTCGAGCAGGGGGCCCGCGACGGTTTCACGCGGCTGGTGTGGATCCCGGGCGACGTGGAGCCCTCCGACGAGCGGCAGCGGCGGTTCATTCAGTACCTCGAGGAAGATCCCGGCGCCCAGACCGGCTCGGACGTGCTGCGAACCCACCTCGAAAACCTCAAGGCGGCCGTTCAGGAGAAGCTGCGTGCGATCACGGCGGCGCGCGAGAAACAGGCCGCCAGGACGCCGGCCGCGGCCGCCAAGTCGGCCGCGGCGACCACGGAGCCGCCGCTCGTCTACCTCATCTGCGACCGGCTGGACCGCGAGTCCGCGCCGCTTCTCGCGCTCAAGAAATACCTGTTCGATCAAGGCTACGACGTGATGCTCCCCATCGAAGACCAGGATGAGCGAGAGGCGCTGCGCGCGCACACGGAGATCCTGGAAAACTGCGACGCCTGCCTGATCTACTACGGGCAGGGGTCCGACCGGTGGTTCGGCGCCAAGTTGATGGACTTCCGCAAGATTCTGCGGCTCAGGCAGCAGCCGGTGCGGGTCAAGGCGATTTACGTCGCCCCGCCGGACACGCCGGGCAAGCGTGAACTCGCGACGCACGAAGCGATCATTGTGCGCGGCGCGGAGACCTTCGCGCCTGGGCCCCTGGACCCGTTTCTGCACCGCGTCTCCAACGGCGGCGGAGAGCGCCGCTGA